A genomic segment from Actinoplanes sichuanensis encodes:
- a CDS encoding glycerophosphodiester phosphodiesterase, which translates to MTTGYRPLVFAHRGGADALPEHTLGAYLRALDEGADGLECDVRLTRDGHLVCVHDSKLDRTSDGRGRVSSKTLAELDALNFGSWHPGYPADAELPDLARLLTLERLLEAVRDSGRQVRLLIETKHPSRYGAEVERRLVRMLRHYGLADPKPDDDVQVTVMSFAALALRRVRAQAPGLPTVYLMEFVPPGAGRGRLPFGARTAGPGVELIRARPSLLPTIKAAGHQVYVWTVNEEADLSLVLEHRVDGVITDRPRFVLDLLDRM; encoded by the coding sequence GTGACTACCGGGTACCGCCCACTGGTCTTCGCGCACCGCGGCGGGGCCGACGCGCTGCCCGAGCACACGCTCGGCGCCTATCTGCGCGCGCTCGACGAGGGCGCGGACGGCCTGGAGTGTGACGTCCGGCTGACCCGGGACGGTCATCTGGTCTGTGTGCACGACAGCAAGCTGGACCGGACCAGTGACGGCCGGGGCCGGGTCAGTTCGAAGACCCTGGCCGAGCTGGACGCGTTGAACTTCGGTTCCTGGCATCCCGGCTATCCGGCCGACGCCGAGCTGCCCGACCTGGCCCGGCTGCTGACGCTGGAACGGCTGCTGGAGGCGGTGCGCGACTCCGGCCGTCAGGTGCGGCTGCTGATCGAGACGAAGCACCCGTCCCGTTACGGTGCCGAGGTGGAGCGCCGGCTGGTCCGGATGCTGCGGCACTACGGCCTGGCCGACCCGAAACCGGACGATGACGTACAGGTCACCGTGATGTCGTTCGCGGCACTCGCGTTGCGCCGCGTCCGGGCGCAGGCGCCCGGTCTGCCCACGGTCTATCTGATGGAGTTCGTGCCACCCGGCGCCGGCCGGGGCCGGCTGCCGTTCGGCGCCCGGACCGCCGGGCCCGGCGTCGAGCTGATCAGGGCGCGCCCGTCACTGTTGCCGACGATCAAGGCCGCCGGGCATCAGGTGTACGTCTGGACGGTCAACGAGGAGGCCGATCTGAGTCTGGTGCTGGAGCACCGCGTGGACGGCGTGATCACCGACCGTCCCCGGTTCGTGCTGGACCTACTCGACCGGATGTGA
- a CDS encoding rhodanese-like domain-containing protein, with the protein MFGPQVPSVTADQVTPGVYLLDVREPDEWEAGHAPGAHHLPMMEIPARMAEVPTDGEVVVVCRAGGRSGQVVAYLMNNGWDNVRNLDGGMQSWAALGKDVVTDNGQPARVL; encoded by the coding sequence GTGTTCGGACCTCAGGTTCCCAGCGTCACCGCTGACCAAGTCACCCCCGGCGTCTACCTGCTCGATGTGCGTGAGCCCGACGAGTGGGAGGCCGGCCACGCGCCGGGCGCCCACCATCTGCCGATGATGGAGATCCCGGCCCGGATGGCCGAGGTGCCCACCGACGGCGAGGTGGTCGTGGTGTGCCGCGCCGGCGGGCGTTCCGGCCAGGTCGTGGCCTATCTGATGAACAACGGCTGGGACAACGTGCGCAACCTCGACGGTGGCATGCAGTCCTGGGCCGCCCTCGGCAAGGACGTGGTCACCGACAACGGGCAGCCGGCCCGCGTGCTGTGA
- a CDS encoding LCP family protein — MTVTANRPAPSVVPPSPPEKARKRRSPLWARLSATAGAVLLIASGGGLVGGKVLISQTTETIEVKNLTGDAKKTVEEGGGATIDGPIDLLLMGVDKRASWSDDTLHSDTIIILHIPATHDQAFLISVPRDTEVETPAFAPSKWEGGTVKATEAFYWGAQNGAGAAGGAQLLAKTLKNMTGISFDGAAIINFNGFKGVIDELGGVDMCVDQQVTSKHMGLVDGKPVYLTDAEKEGLDPKPVVYKVGCRAMEGWEALDYARQRYGLKNGDYDRQRHQQQLLKAMAKKASDSGVMTNPLKISSLIKSAGKAFTLDIGDIELADFALGLKDVAANDMVLLRTNSGTFSSNGNGREQFQEISLQMFQAAKKDQLGQFVLDHPEVVANEK, encoded by the coding sequence GTGACCGTCACGGCGAACCGGCCGGCGCCATCAGTCGTGCCGCCGTCTCCTCCGGAGAAGGCTCGTAAACGCAGGTCACCGCTCTGGGCGCGGCTCTCCGCCACGGCCGGAGCGGTGCTGCTGATCGCGAGCGGGGGCGGCCTGGTCGGCGGCAAGGTGCTGATCAGCCAGACCACCGAGACGATCGAGGTCAAGAACCTCACAGGCGACGCTAAGAAGACGGTCGAGGAGGGTGGCGGCGCCACCATCGACGGCCCGATCGACCTTCTACTGATGGGTGTCGACAAGCGGGCCAGCTGGTCCGACGACACCCTGCACTCGGACACGATCATCATCCTGCACATCCCGGCCACCCATGATCAGGCGTTCCTCATCTCGGTCCCGCGGGACACCGAGGTGGAGACACCGGCGTTCGCGCCGAGCAAGTGGGAGGGCGGCACGGTCAAGGCGACCGAGGCGTTCTACTGGGGCGCGCAGAACGGTGCCGGGGCCGCGGGTGGTGCCCAGCTGCTCGCCAAGACCCTCAAGAACATGACCGGGATCAGCTTCGACGGCGCCGCGATCATCAACTTCAACGGTTTCAAGGGCGTGATCGACGAGCTCGGCGGCGTCGACATGTGCGTCGACCAGCAGGTCACCTCCAAGCACATGGGCCTGGTCGACGGCAAGCCGGTCTACCTCACCGACGCCGAGAAGGAGGGCCTGGACCCGAAGCCGGTGGTCTACAAGGTGGGCTGCCGGGCGATGGAGGGCTGGGAGGCACTCGACTACGCCCGCCAGCGGTACGGCCTGAAGAACGGTGACTACGACCGTCAGCGTCACCAGCAGCAGCTGCTCAAGGCGATGGCCAAGAAGGCGTCGGACAGCGGCGTGATGACCAACCCGCTCAAGATCAGCTCCCTGATCAAGTCGGCCGGCAAGGCCTTCACCCTGGACATCGGTGACATCGAGCTCGCCGACTTCGCGCTCGGCCTCAAGGACGTCGCCGCCAACGACATGGTGCTGCTGCGGACCAACAGCGGCACGTTCTCCAGCAACGGCAACGGCCGGGAGCAGTTCCAGGAGATCAGCCTGCAGATGTTCCAGGCCGCGAAGAAGGACCAGCTGGGTCAGTTCGTGCTCGATCACCCCGAGGTCGTGGCGAACGAGAAGTAG
- a CDS encoding LCP family protein yields the protein MSATTSPSGNSSGRASVPGPGRPDQGPRPYGSSSHGGDDYQPAGPRGPRPPGSTGRSYNGGRRPRPRWGRIAIVVGAVVLVLAIIGGIVAYGYFSGLDDNLKRTNAFSGITTDRPGKTVEGAFNILLIGTDSRDPDAVQDKANQWRADTLILMHVPDDHKSAQLISIPRDLWVSIPTEDNAPCSTSSRAKINAAFAFGGIPRAVRTVECMTDVRIDHVMTIDFSGFKEVTDALGGVDLKVEQDITSIHKPFREFKKGMMHMNGAQALDWVRQRKQFARGDFARMQHQQDFLKAIMDKAASSGTLTSPTKLNDFLGSVTKAVTVDETFSLTDMAVQFRNLRGENLTFITSPNKGSETIDGQSVVVADREKALALYKAVAEDKMTEWLAANPVKK from the coding sequence ATGTCTGCCACCACCTCTCCCAGCGGCAATTCCTCCGGACGCGCGTCCGTGCCCGGGCCGGGGCGTCCCGACCAGGGCCCGCGCCCCTATGGTTCGTCTTCGCACGGTGGTGACGACTACCAGCCGGCTGGCCCCCGCGGACCGCGCCCGCCCGGCTCCACCGGTCGCTCCTACAACGGCGGTCGCCGGCCGCGACCCCGGTGGGGGCGCATCGCCATCGTCGTGGGCGCGGTCGTCCTGGTCCTCGCGATCATCGGCGGCATCGTGGCGTACGGCTACTTCTCCGGCCTCGACGACAACCTGAAGCGGACCAACGCCTTCTCCGGGATCACCACGGACCGCCCCGGCAAGACCGTCGAGGGCGCCTTCAACATCCTGCTGATCGGCACCGACTCGCGTGACCCGGACGCCGTGCAGGACAAGGCGAACCAGTGGCGCGCCGACACGCTGATCCTCATGCACGTGCCGGACGACCACAAGTCCGCGCAGCTCATCTCGATCCCGCGGGACCTGTGGGTGAGCATCCCGACCGAGGACAACGCGCCGTGCAGCACCAGCAGCCGGGCGAAGATCAACGCCGCGTTCGCCTTCGGTGGCATCCCGCGCGCGGTCCGGACCGTGGAGTGCATGACCGACGTGCGCATCGACCACGTGATGACCATCGACTTCAGTGGCTTCAAGGAGGTCACCGATGCGCTCGGCGGTGTGGATCTGAAGGTCGAGCAGGACATCACCTCGATCCACAAGCCCTTCCGCGAGTTCAAGAAGGGCATGATGCACATGAACGGGGCCCAGGCCCTGGACTGGGTGCGCCAGCGCAAGCAGTTCGCCCGGGGTGACTTCGCCCGCATGCAGCACCAGCAGGACTTCCTCAAGGCGATCATGGACAAGGCGGCGAGCAGCGGCACGCTGACCAGCCCGACCAAGCTCAACGACTTCCTGGGCTCGGTGACCAAGGCGGTCACGGTGGACGAGACGTTCTCGCTCACCGACATGGCGGTCCAGTTCCGCAACCTGCGTGGCGAGAATCTCACCTTCATCACCAGCCCCAACAAGGGCAGCGAGACCATCGACGGCCAGTCGGTCGTGGTCGCCGACCGGGAGAAGGCGCTGGCCCTCTACAAGGCGGTGGCCGAGGACAAGATGACCGAGTGGCTGGCGGCCAACCCGGTCAAGAAGTAA
- a CDS encoding solute symporter family protein, producing MAPQFLAAEANASGSRSLTITLFLIFVAITLGITIWASRQTKTATDFYAGGRQFSGFQNGMAIGGDYMSAASFLGIAGIIALYGYDGFLYSIGFLVAWLVALLLVAEFLRNSGRFTMADVLAFRMRQRPVRTAASVSTIVVSIFYLIAQMVGAGALVSLLLGIKPGATFLGMDANTAKVATIVLVGALMIIYVTVGGMKGTTYVQIVKAFMLMGGALIMVLMVLAHYKFNLSALLGDAAAQSGKGSAFLEPGLRYGVETAGDAAKTFYSKMDLLSLGLALVLGTAGLPHILTRFYTVPTSRIARKSVLWAIGIIGTFYLFTLALGFGAAALVGGANITAQDKAGNTAAPQLAQQLGIDYLGGETGGAIMLAVIAAVAFATILAVVAGLTLASSSSLAHDFYASVIKRGNASEREEVRVARIAALIIGALAIALSIFAQSLNVAFLVALAFAVAASANLPAILYSLFWRRFNTAGALWSIYGGLISAVLLVFFSPVVSGSATAMFPNEDWHFFPLSNPGIISIPLGFFFGWLGTVLSKETDPEKYAELEVRSLTGHGAH from the coding sequence ATGGCGCCGCAGTTCCTCGCGGCCGAGGCCAACGCCTCCGGTTCCCGCTCGCTGACCATCACGCTGTTTCTGATCTTCGTGGCGATCACCCTGGGCATCACCATCTGGGCCAGCCGCCAGACCAAGACGGCCACCGACTTCTACGCCGGCGGCCGGCAGTTCTCCGGCTTCCAGAACGGCATGGCCATCGGCGGCGACTACATGTCCGCGGCGTCGTTCCTCGGCATCGCCGGCATCATCGCCCTGTACGGCTACGACGGCTTCCTCTACTCGATCGGCTTCCTGGTCGCCTGGCTGGTGGCACTGCTGCTGGTCGCCGAGTTCCTGCGTAACTCGGGCCGGTTCACCATGGCCGACGTGCTGGCGTTCCGGATGCGGCAGCGCCCGGTCCGTACCGCCGCCAGCGTCTCCACCATCGTGGTGTCGATCTTCTACCTGATCGCCCAGATGGTCGGCGCCGGCGCCCTGGTCTCGCTGCTGCTCGGCATCAAGCCGGGTGCCACGTTCCTGGGCATGGACGCGAACACCGCCAAGGTCGCCACGATCGTCCTGGTCGGCGCCCTGATGATCATCTACGTGACGGTCGGTGGCATGAAGGGCACCACCTACGTCCAGATCGTCAAGGCGTTCATGCTCATGGGCGGCGCGCTGATCATGGTGCTGATGGTGCTGGCGCACTACAAGTTCAACCTGTCGGCGCTGCTCGGCGACGCCGCCGCACAATCCGGCAAGGGTTCCGCCTTCCTGGAACCGGGCCTGCGCTACGGCGTCGAGACGGCGGGCGACGCGGCCAAGACGTTCTACAGCAAGATGGACCTGCTCTCGCTGGGCCTCGCGCTGGTCCTCGGCACCGCCGGCCTGCCGCACATCCTGACCCGCTTCTACACCGTGCCGACCAGCCGGATCGCACGTAAGAGCGTGCTCTGGGCGATCGGCATCATCGGCACGTTCTACCTGTTCACCCTGGCTCTGGGCTTCGGCGCGGCGGCTCTGGTGGGCGGCGCGAACATCACCGCACAGGACAAGGCCGGCAACACGGCGGCCCCGCAGCTCGCCCAGCAGCTCGGCATCGACTACCTCGGTGGCGAGACCGGTGGCGCGATCATGCTGGCGGTCATCGCGGCGGTCGCCTTCGCCACCATCCTGGCCGTGGTCGCCGGTCTCACCCTGGCCTCGTCGTCGAGCCTCGCGCACGACTTCTACGCCAGCGTGATCAAGCGCGGCAACGCGTCCGAGCGGGAGGAGGTCCGGGTCGCCCGGATCGCCGCCCTGATCATCGGCGCACTGGCCATCGCACTGTCCATCTTCGCGCAGAGCCTGAACGTCGCCTTCCTGGTGGCGCTCGCGTTCGCGGTGGCGGCGTCGGCGAACCTGCCGGCGATCCTGTACAGCCTGTTCTGGCGGCGGTTCAACACCGCGGGCGCGCTCTGGTCGATCTACGGTGGCCTGATCTCCGCGGTGCTCCTGGTGTTCTTCTCGCCCGTGGTGTCCGGCTCGGCCACCGCCATGTTCCCGAACGAGGACTGGCACTTCTTCCCGCTGTCCAACCCGGGCATCATCTCGATCCCGCTCGGCTTCTTCTTCGGCTGGCTCGGCACGGTCCTCTCCAAGGAGACCGACCCGGAGAAGTACGCGGAGCTGGAGGTCCGGTCCCTGACCGGCCACGGAGCTCACTGA
- a CDS encoding DUF485 domain-containing protein, which translates to MPASAERYLEVQRSEEFAQLRHRLRSYIFPTTVAFIVWYSLYVLLSAYARDFMAIKVIGNINVALIFGVLQFVSTFGIAWHYSRYAAQKLDPLADDIYNELENGPAAEPAATATDGGKA; encoded by the coding sequence GTGCCGGCATCCGCCGAGAGATACCTCGAAGTGCAGCGCTCCGAGGAGTTCGCTCAACTGCGTCATCGACTGCGCAGCTACATCTTCCCGACGACAGTGGCCTTCATCGTCTGGTACTCGCTGTATGTACTGCTCTCCGCGTACGCGCGGGACTTCATGGCCATCAAGGTGATCGGCAACATCAACGTGGCGCTGATCTTCGGCGTCCTGCAGTTCGTCTCGACGTTCGGGATCGCCTGGCACTACTCGCGGTACGCCGCGCAGAAGCTGGACCCGCTCGCCGATGACATCTACAACGAGCTGGAGAACGGCCCCGCGGCCGAGCCCGCAGCCACCGCGACCGACGGGGGTAAGGCCTGA
- a CDS encoding flavin reductase family protein has translation MTTDEPGARIHSTDPFAVPEGEKSQVRRLRGRFAAPVTLWTTPGPAGLTVSSAMIADGDPGRVLGLIDEESDFWDAVSAAGRFAVTPLGPDDRQLADRFAGLFPSPGGLFAAGEWEQTGYGPVPAHATIWAGCTLDSSRPCGWAVLLDGVIETVRTGSAGRPLVHYRGRYTELA, from the coding sequence ATGACGACCGACGAGCCGGGTGCCCGCATCCACTCCACCGATCCGTTCGCCGTGCCGGAGGGAGAGAAGTCCCAGGTAAGACGCCTACGCGGACGGTTCGCCGCCCCCGTGACGCTGTGGACCACACCCGGTCCGGCCGGACTCACGGTGTCCTCCGCGATGATCGCCGACGGCGATCCCGGCCGGGTGCTCGGCCTGATCGACGAGGAGAGCGACTTCTGGGACGCGGTGTCGGCCGCCGGGCGGTTCGCGGTCACCCCGCTCGGCCCGGACGACCGGCAGCTCGCCGATCGGTTCGCCGGTCTCTTCCCCTCGCCCGGCGGGCTGTTCGCGGCCGGCGAGTGGGAGCAGACCGGGTACGGCCCGGTGCCCGCCCACGCCACCATCTGGGCCGGATGCACCCTGGACAGCAGCCGCCCGTGCGGGTGGGCCGTGCTACTCGACGGAGTGATCGAGACGGTCCGGACCGGATCCGCGGGCCGTCCTCTGGTCCACTACCGGGGTAGGTACACCGAGTTGGCATGA
- a CDS encoding ABC transporter permease produces the protein MALTRVPVWAFVRLKLRITGNGLRGRPARIAMFVLGLVAACFFAILGHTVFALPGLLDKPGAAEIMFPFGGAVLILGWVFLPLLFFGVDNTLDPAQFALLPLRRRTLIAGMGLAALAGLPALATLAATLGMVTSVARLGGAGAALAGLAGVVLGLVFCVVLSRAVISAFATALRSRRARDLATILLAVVAASIGPLELTLLGVLNRADWDAVDSIARVVGWTPLGAPYTMGLDVVAGRAWAVPLKMSIVLAAVGGLLWWWSRTLERAMVGTAGGGRGRADASDDRRPVDQLLFRWSPRSRFGALTAREIRYWWRETRRRAALVTLGMAGVFLPLSTSFAGGAGSATGLAFVVGAIAPIALANQFGYEGSAYATNLATGVPGRLEVHSRAAAHALFTVPLLLLVAVVTALLEGRPEDVAAQLGTLLATYGAGLALVMPISVRAAYALPDTTGPFSLSSGGGFSKALPGLAALFGALIAGVPVLVLTLFQPWLGLPVGLVYGVGAYLLGAHLAGAMLDRRMPELLAAVTPR, from the coding sequence GTGGCTCTGACGCGGGTCCCGGTCTGGGCGTTCGTCCGGCTCAAACTACGCATCACCGGCAACGGCCTGCGCGGCCGCCCGGCCCGGATCGCGATGTTCGTCCTCGGCCTGGTCGCGGCTTGTTTCTTCGCGATCCTCGGGCATACCGTCTTCGCGCTGCCGGGTCTGCTGGACAAGCCGGGCGCGGCCGAGATCATGTTCCCGTTCGGCGGGGCGGTGCTGATCCTCGGCTGGGTTTTCCTGCCGCTGCTCTTCTTCGGTGTCGACAACACGCTCGATCCGGCACAGTTCGCGCTGCTCCCCCTGCGGCGACGCACGCTGATCGCCGGGATGGGTCTGGCCGCGCTGGCCGGGCTGCCGGCGTTGGCGACACTCGCCGCCACACTCGGCATGGTGACCTCGGTGGCCCGGCTCGGTGGGGCCGGGGCGGCTCTCGCCGGGCTGGCCGGGGTGGTGCTCGGGCTGGTGTTCTGTGTGGTGCTGAGCCGGGCGGTGATCAGCGCCTTCGCCACCGCGCTGCGCTCCCGGCGAGCCCGTGACCTGGCCACCATCCTGCTCGCGGTGGTCGCCGCGTCGATCGGTCCGCTGGAGTTGACCCTGCTCGGCGTGCTGAACCGGGCGGACTGGGACGCGGTCGACTCGATCGCCCGGGTGGTCGGGTGGACGCCCCTCGGTGCCCCGTACACGATGGGTCTCGATGTCGTGGCGGGGCGGGCGTGGGCCGTACCCCTGAAGATGTCGATCGTCCTGGCCGCCGTCGGCGGTCTGCTCTGGTGGTGGAGCCGGACGCTGGAGCGGGCGATGGTCGGCACGGCCGGTGGCGGCCGGGGCCGAGCCGATGCGTCGGACGATCGCAGACCGGTGGATCAGCTGCTGTTCCGCTGGTCGCCGCGGAGCCGATTCGGTGCGCTGACGGCGCGGGAGATCAGGTATTGGTGGCGCGAGACGCGACGACGCGCCGCACTCGTCACCCTGGGCATGGCCGGTGTGTTCCTGCCGCTCTCGACGTCGTTCGCCGGTGGCGCGGGCAGTGCCACCGGCCTGGCGTTCGTGGTGGGCGCGATCGCCCCGATCGCGCTGGCGAACCAGTTCGGGTATGAGGGCAGCGCCTACGCCACCAACCTCGCCACCGGCGTTCCGGGGCGTCTGGAGGTGCACTCGCGGGCCGCCGCGCACGCTCTCTTCACGGTGCCGTTGCTGCTGCTGGTGGCGGTGGTGACGGCTCTGCTGGAGGGGCGACCGGAGGACGTCGCGGCTCAGCTCGGGACGCTGCTGGCCACCTACGGCGCGGGTCTGGCGCTGGTGATGCCGATCTCGGTGCGGGCCGCCTACGCACTGCCGGACACGACCGGGCCGTTCTCGCTGTCGTCGGGTGGCGGGTTCAGCAAGGCGCTGCCGGGTCTGGCCGCGCTCTTCGGCGCGTTGATCGCCGGTGTCCCGGTGCTGGTGCTGACGCTCTTCCAGCCGTGGCTGGGGCTGCCGGTGGGCCTGGTCTACGGCGTCGGTGCCTATCTGCTCGGCGCGCACCTCGCCGGCGCGATGCTGGACCGTCGCATGCCCGAACTGCTGGCCGCGGTGACCCCGCGCTAG
- a CDS encoding ABC transporter ATP-binding protein: MSVPAQRPPEGGTAAMSLRGLVKIFDTRLAVSGVSLEVPAGSFFGLLGPNGAGKTTTLSMAVGLLRPDQGQAILLGYDVWRAPAEAKALVGVLPDGVRMFDRLSGPELLAYHGLLRGMPADVVDQRSRDLLDVLELGSGNRTLVVDYSAGMKKKIGLACALLHAPRLLVLDEPFEAVDPVSAALIRDILQRYVSGGGTVVFSSHVLEVVERLCSHVAIMSDGVLRLCGTLAEVRGDRSLQDVFVQVVGGRVATGSELAWL, from the coding sequence ATGAGCGTTCCGGCACAACGCCCGCCTGAGGGCGGCACAGCGGCGATGTCGCTGCGCGGGCTCGTCAAAATCTTCGACACACGGCTGGCGGTCTCCGGGGTGAGCCTGGAGGTGCCGGCCGGTTCGTTCTTCGGCCTCCTCGGCCCCAACGGGGCCGGCAAGACCACCACTCTCTCCATGGCGGTGGGCCTCTTACGGCCCGATCAGGGCCAGGCGATCCTTCTGGGGTACGACGTCTGGCGCGCCCCAGCCGAAGCAAAGGCTCTGGTCGGGGTCCTGCCGGACGGTGTGCGCATGTTCGACCGGCTGAGCGGCCCGGAGCTGCTCGCCTATCACGGCCTGTTGCGTGGCATGCCCGCCGACGTGGTCGACCAGCGCTCCCGTGACCTGCTCGACGTTCTGGAGCTCGGCAGCGGCAACCGCACCCTGGTGGTCGACTACTCGGCCGGGATGAAGAAGAAGATCGGCCTGGCCTGCGCGCTGCTGCACGCGCCCCGGCTGCTGGTGCTGGACGAACCGTTCGAGGCGGTCGATCCGGTGTCGGCGGCACTGATCCGCGACATCCTTCAGCGGTACGTGTCAGGCGGCGGCACGGTCGTCTTCTCCAGTCACGTGCTGGAGGTGGTGGAGCGGCTCTGCTCGCACGTGGCGATCATGTCGGACGGTGTCCTCCGCCTGTGCGGGACCTTGGCCGAGGTGCGCGGCGACCGTTCGCTGCAGGACGTGTTCGTGCAGGTCGTCGGCGGCCGGGTGGCCACCGGCTCGGAGCTCGCGTGGCTCTGA
- a CDS encoding RlpA-like double-psi beta-barrel domain-containing protein yields MRRTYRRPGQTGSNRKIVIGLVVAAVVGGGIAVGTGLSNASSVCDGMDQAIRQNQQFIATQRANPNSQTEAVVANRQAVIDLINVQKKQAGCSGAVAAPPAQQATTPPAQQATKPPAQQATTPPAGNAGNNNNGGGAAGQVVCPGSTVTLSGEGGAPAASSGTFPIGTTLRVRNLDNNKSITVKVASVSGSCILLNNAAFEEVREPGKFLIRRAVIERVG; encoded by the coding sequence ATGAGACGCACATACCGCCGTCCGGGCCAGACCGGGAGCAACCGCAAGATCGTGATCGGGCTCGTCGTGGCCGCTGTGGTCGGTGGCGGTATCGCCGTCGGCACCGGTCTGAGCAACGCCTCCTCCGTCTGTGACGGGATGGATCAGGCGATCCGCCAGAACCAGCAGTTCATCGCCACCCAGCGGGCCAACCCGAACTCGCAGACCGAGGCCGTCGTGGCCAACCGGCAGGCGGTGATCGACCTGATCAACGTGCAGAAGAAGCAGGCCGGTTGCAGCGGCGCCGTCGCGGCTCCCCCGGCCCAGCAGGCCACCACGCCGCCCGCCCAGCAGGCCACCAAGCCACCGGCGCAGCAGGCGACGACCCCGCCGGCCGGCAACGCCGGCAACAACAACAACGGCGGCGGCGCGGCCGGCCAGGTCGTCTGCCCCGGCTCGACGGTGACCCTCTCCGGCGAGGGTGGCGCCCCGGCCGCGTCCAGCGGCACCTTCCCGATCGGCACCACGCTGCGGGTCCGGAACCTGGACAACAACAAGAGCATCACGGTCAAGGTGGCCAGCGTCTCGGGCAGCTGCATCCTGCTCAACAACGCCGCCTTCGAGGAGGTCCGCGAGCCCGGCAAGTTCCTGATCCGGCGGGCCGTCATCGAGCGGGTCGGTTGA
- a CDS encoding sodium/solute symporter, giving the protein MNPYLAPGLVVVVLLTVAIGAYGLRFARTTSDFLVASRSVSPSWNAAAISGEYLSAASFLGVAGLVLRYGVDVLWYPVGFAAGYLALLLFVAAPLRRSGAFTLPDFCEVRLRSTALRRLATAFVLFIGCLYLLPQLQGAGLTFATLTGGSYAWGALVVAVVVTANVAFGGMRAITFVQAFQYWLKLTALAVPMIFLILQWQADGRPAVTPPPGAVFPASTTVTIQQDALLNGTQRVEKGQELHFAQGTPVPTVSTVDAESGDDWLLPGGIGLFSTYSLILATFLGTMGLPHVLVRFYTNPDGASARRTTLVVLAMVGLFYLLPTLYGVLGRIYTPQLLMTGNTDAVVLLLPEAALGDGHLGRLLGALVTAGALAAFLSTSSGLLTSVAGVIFTDVLRPGRNGSIRDFRIATLLAASVPTGLALYVSDMDVSRVVGLAFAVAASSFCPLLVLGIWWRGLTDVGAIAGLIAGGGAAMAAVLLTVLGPPLTGWPAELIGQPAAWTVPLAFLVMVGVSLLTGRRVPPDVGATMLRLHAPEALRS; this is encoded by the coding sequence GTGAACCCGTACCTGGCCCCCGGCCTCGTCGTGGTGGTGCTGCTCACCGTGGCGATCGGGGCGTACGGCCTGCGCTTCGCCCGGACCACATCGGACTTCCTGGTCGCCTCCCGATCGGTGAGCCCGTCCTGGAACGCCGCCGCGATCAGTGGTGAATACCTGTCCGCGGCCTCCTTCCTCGGGGTCGCCGGTCTGGTCCTGCGGTACGGCGTGGACGTCCTCTGGTACCCGGTCGGTTTCGCCGCCGGCTATCTGGCGCTGCTGCTGTTCGTGGCCGCGCCCCTGCGCCGGTCCGGGGCGTTCACCCTTCCCGACTTCTGCGAGGTTCGGCTCCGGTCCACCGCCCTGCGCCGGTTGGCGACCGCGTTCGTGCTGTTCATCGGCTGTCTCTACCTGCTGCCCCAGTTGCAGGGGGCGGGGCTCACGTTCGCCACGCTCACCGGCGGGTCGTACGCCTGGGGCGCCCTGGTGGTGGCCGTCGTGGTGACGGCGAACGTGGCCTTCGGTGGGATGCGGGCCATCACCTTCGTGCAGGCGTTCCAGTACTGGCTGAAATTGACGGCTCTGGCCGTACCGATGATCTTCTTGATCTTGCAGTGGCAGGCCGATGGCCGCCCCGCGGTGACCCCGCCGCCGGGCGCCGTCTTTCCCGCCTCGACGACCGTGACGATTCAGCAGGACGCGCTCCTGAACGGCACACAGCGGGTGGAGAAGGGCCAGGAACTCCATTTCGCCCAGGGCACTCCGGTGCCGACGGTGAGCACTGTGGACGCCGAGTCCGGTGACGACTGGCTGCTGCCCGGCGGGATCGGCCTGTTCTCCACGTATTCGCTGATCCTGGCGACCTTCCTCGGCACGATGGGGCTGCCGCACGTGCTGGTGCGGTTCTATACCAATCCGGACGGCGCTTCGGCCCGGCGCACGACCCTCGTGGTGCTCGCCATGGTCGGCCTGTTCTACCTGCTCCCGACGCTGTACGGGGTCCTCGGCCGGATCTACACACCGCAACTGCTGATGACCGGCAACACCGACGCCGTGGTGCTGCTGCTACCCGAGGCGGCCCTCGGCGACGGCCATCTGGGCCGGCTGCTCGGCGCGCTGGTCACCGCGGGCGCGCTGGCCGCCTTCCTCTCCACCTCGTCCGGCCTGCTCACCAGCGTCGCCGGGGTGATCTTCACGGACGTGCTGCGGCCCGGCCGGAACGGCTCGATCCGAGATTTCCGGATCGCCACCCTGCTGGCCGCGTCGGTGCCGACCGGGCTGGCCCTCTACGTCTCCGACATGGACGTGTCCCGCGTGGTCGGGCTGGCGTTCGCGGTGGCGGCATCCAGTTTCTGCCCGCTGCTGGTCCTCGGCATCTGGTGGCGGGGACTCACCGACGTGGGCGCGATCGCCGGCCTGATCGCCGGCGGTGGCGCGGCGATGGCGGCGGTCCTGCTGACCGTGCTCGGCCCACCGCTGACCGGCTGGCCGGCCGAACTGATCGGCCAGCCGGCCGCGTGGACGGTGCCGCTGGCCTTCCTGGTGATGGTCGGAGTCTCCCTGCTCACCGGTCGCCGGGTGCCCCCGGACGTGGGTGCCACGATGCTGCGCCTGCACGCCCCCGAGGCCCTCCGAAGTTGA